The genomic DNA AGCGATTCCTCGACTCCTTCGAGCCGGGCGGAACAGTGCTCCATTACCGGGCAAGTCAGGCAGTGCGGCGATTTCGGCGTGCACACCAGCGCTCCAAGCTCCATCAGCGCCTGATTGAAATCGGAAGCGCGGCCCTCAGGGATAAGCTCTACGACCAGCCCCTCCATAAATGACCGGGTACTTCCCTTCATGATGTCTTCTTCAATCAGAAAGTAGCGTGACAATACCCGCATGACATTGCCGTCCACCGCCGGCTCAGGCTTGTTGAATGCGATGCTCAGCACTGCCCCAGCCGTATATGGGCCAACCCCCTTCAAGGCAAATACCGATTGCTTGTCATCCGGTACTTGTCCGCCATGAAGCTCCTTCACCTGTTTGGCCGCTGCCTGAAGATTTCGCGCACGTGAATAATATCCGAGGCCTTCCCAGCACTTCAGCACATCCTGCTCTGGTGCATCCGCCAAATCCTCGACGGTTGGGAACCTTTCAATAAATCGATGAAAATAAGGAATAACAGTATCCACACGTGTCTGCTGCAGCATGATTTCTGATACCCAAATATAGTATGGATTGCGGTGACGGCGCCACGGCAGATCTCTTTTATTACGCATATACCATTCCAGCAAATGCTGGCTAAAAAACTTTTTTTGCTCTGTTTGATTCATAAGGCTCTTTCAAATCCTTCCGGCTTTCTCTCTGTAAGCTATTTAACGATTCTTTCAATGACTGCAAACGCTGAAGCCAGCTCAGTCTGGTGAGATATGGTCAAATGTATAATATACTCCGGTTCACCTGGAAGCTTAAGGCGTTCCCATGCTCCCGAGCTTAGGACGGCAATGGGCCTGCCCAAGGAATCCGGCAAAATCTCCATGTCGCCAAAGCCGATGATACTGCCGATTCCGCAGCCGAAAGCCTTGGAAATCGATTCTTTGGCGGCAAAACGGCCGGCTACGAATTCAGTCAGCTTTCCGCCTCTTTTTCTGGCTTCCTCCCGCTCTTTCTCCGTGAGCACCCGTTCCATAAACCGATACCCGAGCTGCCCGCTCAACAGGAGCGAAAGCCGTTTGATTTCCAGCACATCATGCCCGATTCCGTGAATCAATGCACCACA from Paenibacillus sp. J23TS9 includes the following:
- the acpS gene encoding holo-ACP synthase, whose translation is MIHGIGHDVLEIKRLSLLLSGQLGYRFMERVLTEKEREEARKRGGKLTEFVAGRFAAKESISKAFGCGIGSIIGFGDMEILPDSLGRPIAVLSSGAWERLKLPGEPEYIIHLTISHQTELASAFAVIERIVK
- the mutY gene encoding A/G-specific adenine glycosylase; the encoded protein is MNQTEQKKFFSQHLLEWYMRNKRDLPWRRHRNPYYIWVSEIMLQQTRVDTVIPYFHRFIERFPTVEDLADAPEQDVLKCWEGLGYYSRARNLQAAAKQVKELHGGQVPDDKQSVFALKGVGPYTAGAVLSIAFNKPEPAVDGNVMRVLSRYFLIEEDIMKGSTRSFMEGLVVELIPEGRASDFNQALMELGALVCTPKSPHCLTCPVMEHCSARLEGVEESLPVKTKAKPPRPEFRVVALVEGSGEHAGKVLIRQRPQEGLLARMWELPHVQVPQSRSGRLPDEPAMDILAGALLEEGITARPTGYMMDAEHTFSHIHWNLQVYSCREEELPLVAETKAVYTLEHEVKDDGPIHRWILEEDMARYAFPNVFLKIIREYFNGKQTAE